A segment of the Deltaproteobacteria bacterium genome:
ACTGAGAAAGATTCTACGTGACGCAGAACTCACCTTGCAAGAATTGGACAACCTTGTGCAAAGATAAAATACAGGAAGAAATGTCATTCCAGGAAGCTACTGCTTTAAACTGCAGGTTTCCTTTCCTCAACTTTCTACCGGGGGGCTTCCCTCTCCCCAAGACAAATTGCCTTTAACACTTTCATCCCACGGCTGGATTGGCCTGGATCAGGTAGCCGGCATCACTGGAATGTGCACCAATGCCCTGCACCGTTGCTATGGCATTGGGCGCATGGCGCAAGGCGCAGGGAAAAAGGCTAGGAGGCTGGGAAGCTGGGAGGCTAGGAGGCGGTAGCGCTTTGCGCGATCATTGCTCTGTGGCATGTTCTGTTGACCTGTTTTTTTGACACGGGTTTCGCTGCGCGAAACACACGGATGCACACGGATAGACTCGCGTTTGATAGTGGTTGGATCGCTTCAAGGCCCCGCGTTGCGGTGTCACGCTGCTGGCGCATCGTGGCTGCGTGGAGCGTGTGAGCCCAGGAATAAGCAAGCTTATTCCCGTGCTCACCCACTCCCCGCATGGCCTTTCAGCGATAATACTGTCAACTCCCAGATAATTCCTTTGTAGATGTCATCAATTTTCTTTGGATGTTGAGGATAGAGTAGTTTCAATTATCCGCTTTTATCCCCTGAGTAGAGAGTGATTCTAAGACGGGTAAATTAGATCAATCATGGTGTGGTATAAGTGTGACGATAGCCGTTGCGAAGAGTGAAGTTGGTGTTTGAGGAGGTGAAAGAGCTTGCTTTTTCGCGACCTCAAATGCCAACTGAACGCGCTGCGTCAGCAGCGCCCAGCCTGCGGTGCAGGCTGCTTGGCAACGGCGGCACCTTCAACCACACGTGTCTCTCAAACGCGTCCATCCGTGGCATCCGCGTGTTCCGCCAACGGCGGAACCCGTGTCAAAAAAGCGGGCTCAAGGCTTAAGGCGCAAGGCTTTCGGGGAAGATGGAGCCCCGCGCTAGCGCTTCCTCTTGTCACGGCGTCTTGTCGCGGCGAAGTTTGACGTAGCCGGAAGCCGCAGGCGAAGCCGGAAGCTTCCCAGCCTAATAGCCTTGCGCCGTATAATAAAACGAGCGAGCGCCAAGCGAGCGGTCGAACAAGCGACCATGAGCCTGTCGAATGGGAGCGATCGAACGAGTGAACCGTGAGCTCGTCGAACGGGAACGATCGGACAAGCGCAGCGATCGAACGTAATAGCCCTGAGCCCTGCGCCCGTTTCTCACGACCCAACAAACCCAAGTAACCCCAATATCCTGCGCCAGTATTTCTTCACCCCTCAACACGGAACTGATACCCTCACATTCAGCGAATCCAGTCAATGTGAACCAGATGGCCTACATGTTTGAATTCAGGATCACCTGTTACCAGAGTGGCGGAATGCTCAATGGCACATGCGAGAGCAAAACAATCGGCATATGAGAGAGGAAATTCCGCCTTGAGTTCGGCTGCCCTGTATACAAGAGAGTCAGGAACAGGAAGAATCTTCAAACCCAACTGATAAACACGGCCGAGGATTTCCACTTTTTTCTGATCACCAAATCGCCTCTTGATCATATAGATGATTTCGCCAAGATTTATCACGCTCAAAAGTTGATCCAGTTGCTTCCTCCGTGACCATCGCAAGATCTTGGCCACGACCTCCGCGCCTTCTTCCTTTTGGAAAAACGCCAGAAGGGCATGACTATCGAACAGGTAACTGGTTGTCATTCTACAAAGTCCTTCCTCCGTTCTCTCAGTAGTTCTTCAGATAATGATGGAGTTGGGGGAAGACAGCCCATAGCCGCTTCTACAGGATCTTTGGCCGGGGGCATGAGATAGATAATGTTGTCGTACTCAAAAATCTCGATTTCAGTGCCGGGCTGAATGCCATATTTTTTTCTTATTGCTGCCGGGATTACTAACTGTCCCTTGGCCAATACTTTTACACGATGCATGGCACATTCTCCTTAGTTAAACGTTTTGCCAAATTGTATAATTTTGGATGTGGAGGCTCAAGGGAAAACCGGCAAACAGAAAATTCTGTGAATGGCAAAGCTCGGGGCCCACGGCGCAAGGAGCAGGGGAAAAGGCTAGGAGGCTAGGAAGCTGAGAGGCTTCCGGCTTCGCCTGCGGCTTCCGGCTACGTCAAACTTCGCCGTGACAAGACGCCCTGACAGGAGGAAGCGATGGCGCTTTGCGCCATCTTCGCCCAATGCCTTGCGCCCTGAGCCCTGCGCCCGTCTTTTTTCGACAGGATTTTCAAGATTTCTGTTCTTTTTCCATAGTCAAGCAACAAGCTCCATGGCGGATACGGCGCTTTGCGCCTGCTTCACACCCCTGATAACCGATAACTGATAACAGACAACTCCGGCGTAGCCGGCGCCCTGCGCCCTGAACCCATTTTCCCCTGTGGGAGCGGCATCTTGCCGCGATAACCGAGCAACAAAGAAAATACAGCGCTACGCGCCATCTTCGCCGAATGCCTTGCGCCCTGAGCCTTGTGCCGTTGCTATGGCATTGGGCTCAGGGCGCAAGGCGCAGGGCAGAACTAGCGCTTAGCGCAATAGTTGTTTGAGTGTGATTTGTTGAGCTTTGCAGGGAGCTCATTCCTGCGCCAATCTCTCTCCGCAAGGCTTGGCGCGGCGTAGCATTAGCGAAGACGGGTGGCTAATTTAAACAATGCAGCCGGCAGCCTCCCAGCCTAAATGGGTCCATCAATGCTAGCCGCAACCTTCAGGTTGCGCCAGCGGCTGTCAATACTATCAGTCATGCCGCCAATCAAGCCCCACGAATCGAAAACAGGCCTGGCCAACGCAGTCTAAGGCAGGGCATTGG
Coding sequences within it:
- a CDS encoding type II toxin-antitoxin system VapC family toxin, translated to MTTSYLFDSHALLAFFQKEEGAEVVAKILRWSRRKQLDQLLSVINLGEIIYMIKRRFGDQKKVEILGRVYQLGLKILPVPDSLVYRAAELKAEFPLSYADCFALACAIEHSATLVTGDPEFKHVGHLVHIDWIR
- a CDS encoding AbrB/MazE/SpoVT family DNA-binding domain-containing protein, with amino-acid sequence MHRVKVLAKGQLVIPAAIRKKYGIQPGTEIEIFEYDNIIYLMPPAKDPVEAAMGCLPPTPSLSEELLRERRKDFVE